The Pseudomonas parafulva genome includes a window with the following:
- the cmoA gene encoding carboxy-S-adenosyl-L-methionine synthase CmoA: protein MTTDPDRLFAQPLAQVPDFVFNEDVVRVFPDMIKRSVPGYPTIVENVGVLAARFAKPGTALYDLGASLGAVTQALRRHVRGEGCRVIAVDNSAAMVERCREYLAAQDSMFQELLPVEVLEADILNLAFEPASVVAMNFTLQFIAPPQRLALLTRIRQSLLPGGALILSEKLCFADTTTQALLNDLHLDFKRANGYSELEIAQKRSAIDNVMKPDTLETHRQRLLDAGFSTVVPWFQCLNFASLIALP from the coding sequence GTGACCACAGATCCCGATCGTCTTTTCGCCCAACCGTTGGCGCAGGTCCCCGACTTCGTTTTCAACGAGGATGTGGTGCGCGTGTTCCCGGACATGATCAAGCGCTCCGTGCCGGGCTACCCGACCATTGTCGAAAATGTGGGCGTACTGGCCGCGCGCTTCGCCAAGCCCGGTACGGCGCTGTATGACCTGGGCGCCTCGCTCGGTGCGGTAACGCAGGCCTTGCGCCGGCACGTGCGCGGGGAAGGTTGCCGAGTCATCGCCGTGGACAATTCCGCCGCCATGGTCGAGCGCTGCCGGGAATACCTCGCGGCCCAGGATTCGATGTTCCAGGAGTTGTTGCCTGTCGAGGTGCTGGAAGCGGACATCCTCAACCTGGCGTTCGAACCGGCCTCGGTGGTAGCGATGAACTTCACCCTGCAGTTCATCGCACCCCCTCAGCGCCTGGCGCTATTGACGCGCATCCGCCAGTCACTGCTACCCGGCGGTGCCCTGATTCTTTCGGAAAAGCTGTGCTTTGCCGACACCACCACGCAGGCACTGCTCAATGACCTGCACCTGGACTTCAAGCGTGCCAACGGCTACAGCGAACTGGAAATTGCCCAGAAACGCAGCGCCATCGATAACGTGATGAAGCCCGACACCCTGGAAACCCACCGCCAGCGCTTGCTCGATGCAGGGTTCTCGACGGTGGTGCCCTGGTTCCAATGCCTTAACTTTGCCTCGTTGATAGCCCTACCATGA
- a CDS encoding protease inhibitor I42 family protein, whose protein sequence is MSTSRLLAPLGLTLLTACAQHGFEPVTLDADSECPVYLEKGQVLNLTLPSNPSTGYRWRVEAAATPVLVSLGPEVYSAPDQEDVVGNEGLSTWRYQADQPGKAALKLVYQQPWATQVAPVQTFDCTVVVR, encoded by the coding sequence ATGTCCACCTCACGCCTTCTTGCCCCATTGGGGCTGACCCTGCTAACCGCCTGCGCCCAACATGGGTTCGAGCCTGTCACTCTGGATGCCGACAGTGAGTGCCCGGTCTACCTTGAAAAAGGGCAAGTGTTGAACTTGACCCTACCCAGCAACCCTTCCACTGGCTACCGCTGGCGCGTGGAAGCCGCAGCCACGCCTGTGCTCGTCAGTCTCGGGCCTGAGGTCTACAGCGCGCCTGATCAGGAGGATGTGGTCGGCAACGAAGGCCTCTCGACGTGGCGCTATCAGGCCGATCAACCCGGCAAGGCGGCATTGAAGCTGGTCTACCAGCAGCCCTGGGCTACGCAGGTGGCGCCTGTGCAAACCTTCGATTGCACTGTCGTCGTGCGCTAA